A window of Daucus carota subsp. sativus chromosome 2, DH1 v3.0, whole genome shotgun sequence genomic DNA:
AGGTCTCTGGTCTATGGTATGAATAtggtaaaacatatatatctaATATGTACAAGTTAGACATCTAGTCCAGCCTAGTCCAGTGACGGAGAATGAAGAGATATACACAAGCAACACTTATCTCTAGTGCAAAACCATACTAATCACCCAAATGGTAAACACAAACCTGCAGAATCAAGTTGAAGTAGATTTTTTGAGTATGCAGACACATGCTACAGGCATCATAAAGACCAAGCCCTGGAACCTCGATTGACACCAACCCTTACACATACATGGATAGAAGAGGGTAGATTTTTAGAATTTTCACAAATTAAAGCTAgagaaaacaaattttaaatgtaCATAGTTGTGCAGATATTTTCAAAGCCAGGCCTGTTGAGATGAAGCCTTCTTACAAGTATACAACAAACTTAAAACATATTTGAACTTGAGAATATTCTTGCAACTGCACACATGAAAAATTACTCTCAGTGCTTGCAAATTCCAGATATTATGGGCCCTAGTAGATCTATTCCCGGGAATCATATGTTGCTAGTTGCTACCCTCACAAAAAGAGATAATTCCCTCGTAAATAAGGAAACTTAATCTTCCACATCATCAATCAGAACCAATGTGAAGCAAAAATATAATCTCCATTCTGATTTATGGAACTTAATCTTCCGCGTCAATACACTTCGGTAGAGGCTTTGAAGCTTTTATCGAAGACAATAAGATTTTTCGGGCTTTCCGTGACTGATTGATAAAGGCAGCGAGGGTCATGTCATCCTCATAATCTGCATTACGCCTTTGCTTCAAAGTTCTGCCTCTATGCCGTGACCGATTAACCACAACTTTTCTGGAAACAGTGAATGCCCTTAAATTCAAGTTATCCAAAATATCCGGTGTTGGGCACCTAGGAGGTCTTTCATCATTGCTATCCCTGACAAAGGGCTCAGCAACATCACCATTTATTAGCATCCTCTCTGGACTACCTCTGGGTGATGGGGGACAATCCTCAGAAATAGCTAAATATGCATGGTCACTCGAACATGTTTCAAGAGCATCACTCTTCTTGCTAACATCAATTCCATCAGTTCCTGTGTGTACTTGAGCTTCATTTACTTGTtccattaatttatttttcttgcGGATATGTTTCCTAGACTTTTTGTTCTTTGTAGCATCAACTTCGCTCAGGCTCCCTACTTCCTTATTTGTAGTATCAACACATTCATTTTCACATGAAGATGGTTTACTTGTATGCTCTTTTACTCCTGTGGCAGCCTGCTGAGATGCGTCTGGCGTCCTACTGTATATCAAAGTTAAACATCAAAAAtgatactttttaataaaaaaacaatttacaCACAAGCTTTAGAAAATTGAAATAGTCACAACTTGTGGCAACAGTCTATCGATGATATAATTTCCTGTCACTGTTGGTAAGGTGCAATAGTAAGTATCAATAAACCATCTTCAGTTTCTGTTTTCTCTCCATTTGCCTAACTTCCATCCAGAGTGAGGTACTGTACTCTATTTTATTCAAGGCGAGAGCCAAGTGAGTCCTGAGGGTCTTTTGAGAGCCTAGATGTGCCTCATCAAATTGAGGTGCATTATATACTGTGCCATTCATCACTAGGATTTTACTTAATAATTAAACTGTGAAGTTGTCCATTTAAACACTTATAAACTTGCTATCAATCTAAAGTTGATATATCGCAATAGGTATTCTCTTCAGTTCTTTCTTGTCCTTGAATAACGGTCCCATCAACATTATATTATCGTAATCACACATGAATACTTTAAAAAGTATTTGCGAAGTCTGAAAGTTGAGATAATAACTGTACATAAGATGGTGTCCTTGGAACACCttaaatatagtaaatatataaacaaacaaAGCCTTGCCATATGATGTTTAccttaatttctttcttttacGCCCTGGAGCTTGCTTCCTAGCAGTATGTACATCATGAGCAGAGGACTTGGCAACACTGTTTACCTCTGACAGCTTTCCCTTAACAGAAGCTGTTTCCTGATCTTGTGTTGAGGACTTTTTAGCATTAAAACGTCGCTTTTTTCCATTTGTTAATCTCAAGACACTCTCACAGCTTCTTTCAGCATCAGCTTTGCGCTTTGCAGATCTTAGTTTAGCAACATAACTGAAGATTCAAAAGCACTTGAAGTCAAGCAGATGTATTGATATAATGATAATCAATAAACTGTTAAATACCAAAAGGTTAATGACAACACGAGTTAAATAACTGCAGTACTAATGTGTAAGATAGGCAGCAAGTTTATGTTGAGTCCTATATAGAGAGGCTAAGAGTTCCTCTAGTAACAACTCAATACCTATAAGTagctatgtgtgtgtgtgtgtgtgtgcgcgcgcacATTCTGCAAAACCTCTTTTATCTTGTTATTAGCAGTAGTGGGaaccatatatacatacactttTGCAACACATTTCTTCTTCAGTCATCATTTATTCAAATCACATCATGACATTAATCAAAAGAACAATCTAAACATAGGAAGGGCTGCAAACCCCTCCAAACCGGAAAATTTACTTGAACAATCAATACAGAAATTACTAATCAGGCATATAAAAGATGCAAATACTTTGCATATCATTACAGAACAGTAAGCAGGTCAACACACCTATTTGTGGATGACACGAGCTACCTTCTACGCAAAACAATTAACCATACCAGAGGTTACTGTGACATGAAAGCTTCAAAGAAATGTTAATAGAAATATACCTTGATTTCTTCTCGCCTTTCCTGCAAGAGTCGGTCTTTCCAGTTTCAGTAACAGAATCTAATAGTTGTAGCTGGACAAAATCACTGGGCCCAAGGGCAGGTCTTCTTGCTTCCCTATCAACAAAATTTGATATTAAAGCCACCTTTTTTATTCTTGAAGCCGCTTGAAACCTAGGGACTTCATGTGGAAACAGAGTCTTCCATCTCCTGTTTACACACAGCAGAATGGATTTAAGAGAAGTCATAGTTTTCTCAAAACAAGACGGCTCAAGTTGCAAAGAGTTCACAGAAAACTCAAAAGCAAATATCCATTATATCTTACCTCAGGCACTGGTTATCAGTACGTTGAGATACATATGAAGCAATCTTATTCCAGGATGGCCCATGTTCTTCAAATGCTTCTTTCAACCTTAAATCTTCTTCTTCGGACCACTCATCCAGCTTGACTGAAGGATCCAAACAATTTTTCCATCTGTTCCGAAACAAGCATAGTCTTGAGTAACTTGATTTGACCGCAAAAAGcttaatctgattaaaaaaattacataccTCTCTCTACACTGAACATGATCCCGTCCAGGCACATATTGAGCTATATTTCTCCAGTTTTTTTCCCCGAAGAACATAACAGCAACTTTTAAGCGTTTATCTTCATTTGGACTCCACTTCCCTTTCTTTTTCCTCATTGGATGAAGTGATTTTATCCACCTGTGAAGTGAGCACACAAAGCACATCATGAAGTGCTTAAATTGTAAACAAGCAGCTATATAGATCAAATGACATCATTATTATCAACCCTATAGAAGATGGGTAAGTATATAGATACTTGCTTGGATAGATAGCCAGTCAATAGGCTTTAAATCagagaattaattaaatttacaaagaatcaaaaaaatatatattgtaagtACATGATTGGATTGTGGGGATGCTGTGAAAGAAAAATCAGTGAGACAATACAGTTATATGGATATATGTATACCTATATAAAGTTAGTAACTTGGTATTGTAATTGTTACAAGTGGTCCAGAATAACAAGTTCACAACTGACATTGATGGGGGACGGTCAGAATTGGGGGGTGATGTAGGTTGAATCAGCGGTGTAGACTGAGGAACAAGGGCTCTTAATACCACTTCAATAGGGGATGGGGTCAAAATTAGGTATTTAGGAAAAATAAAAGGGGTAAGTCTCACGACAGAGAACATAGATGATAGAACACAACCACTTAGTTTCAATAATCAAAATCTGCCCACTATAAGATAGGTTACTCACTATATAAAGTAAACCTTTATAACAATTTCCTAtgtaaatatgattttaaaaatatccttCCCTATTTTGCTTAAAGATGATGGAATACATATATTCTAGTATTTTCTACTTATAGGGCCTCCAAAGCCTATAGTAGTACTGTACTGTTCCCAAATATTTTCTTTGAACTTTTCTGTGGGCTGTCTCAACCCAAGTAAGAAGCTATCTAGCTCAAAACATTATGATTTATGACTATCTTCAAGTTTAAGAATCTATTTCACCCAAATTAAACATGAAACATCATTCGAATTGCCAACTGACCTGTTGGAGCATTGGGTACCTGTCCTCCCTTCCAAGACAGAAGCAACAGACTGCCAGTTCCTCTCACCGTAAGTTGCTACAGCAGCACGGAGTTTATCATCTTCATCCTCCGTCCATTCCCTTTTCAGTATTGAAGGATTAAGGCTCCTCTGGTAATGTGCCAAACACTGAAAAGGTGTCCTATTTGTTCCCAATGATAATGCAATATTGATCCAGTTGTTAATTCCCTTTTGTTGAATTATGTACAGCAgttttttttcttctgttttGGTCCATGGATTTTTGTTTATCAAGGGATCTGTAAAGTTCAACCACCTGCAGATTTCCATTCGTTACTTCACTTGAAAGATATTTACTACACCGTTAGAAAGGGGTGAAGAAGCATATCCCCATCATGCTAGCATGTAAATAAAAcacatacaaataaaaattttaagatttaatATCACTATTATATCAGCATAATAGATGGAGTTACCTCGCTTCACATTCTGCACCAGATCGGCGCTTGGTGTACATGGAAGCCAATTGTTCCCAGTTAACCTTAGGCAGGAACTCTCTCATGTTCTCGTCAGTGATGTCATGATCAGAAATAGAAGCGATTATGCTATCAAAGTTATTTGATTCTCCAGGAAATCCCTCAACATCACTGTCACAAAAAATATGTGCATCAAAAAAATGCAAGGAAAAGCATGAAGATGGAGGGCAACTTGAATAAAACTAGAGCTAAATGACTCCACTCCGGTCCGAAATATAAGAAGTCGAAAAGAACATAATGACCAAATTAAGTTGGTCATCATGACCAAGATGTGGCTATACTGCATGTCTTGTGTCTGTCCCATAAAAATGGTGCAACTCATACCATCAAAACATGGGCAGTCTAGTTGGTTAATTGGGCAATGACAGATATTTAGCAGACAAAATGATGTTCATAATGTAATCCACGGCCTTATGATGCCATTGTAGACATCAATTCCTGCTAATGATATGCAGAAGACTTGAATATTTTAAGGTATCAACTCCCCATAAGGGAACAAATCACAAATTTAAGATGTTAAGCAACACCAGGTATTATATCATTGGTACTTCACAAAATTTTacagaatttaaatattattaagacTTCCTCAAATTCATAGTCATTGCACATTGTTTTAGGCCTAGAAGAGGTACTTGgaacattttatttatttgttaccgtctgttttgaaatttaaaacaaagtccatacatacatatataataaatatgtgtgtgtgtgtgtgtgtgtgtgtgtttatgagTCAGACTCCATGGAGAACCACCTTATACAGAGTCTAATAGAGAACACCTATACACAAAATATATGTCTCAacctcattattcatcaaatatttaattagtaaatcaaaaaataaagtttcatAACTTCCCTCTAAAAAAcattgaaaattaatcataatatccaAACTGGTTCTACAGTAGAACAATTTTGGTCCAAAATGGTGCTGCAGTagaaccaaatttaaaaatcaaaatttttgctTAAGTTGTAGGTGTTAAATTGTTTGTGCATGTCATATAATGATTAGTATTATATGTTAGAATCAAATTCTATGCATAAGTatcatcaattttaaaattattaatgagatttaaGAGTAGAACCAAATATTTTCTACGGGACTCTGTGCGTGTGTGTGCGCGTATTCAAACAGAACAGaaccaaatatattatttacacataACATTTATATGCACCTTAATTACATGCAAGGGCGTCTGATAAGGGAAAAGATAGTAGTATACATTCTTATCCAAatgagtttaaaaaaaattacaacattTTTCAGGCCTGAATTTATGGAGAATACAAACTTAAACACCATCTGTATGACTCTGAAATAGGGACTATACCATGAAAGCAGATAGGATCAATAAGATATAGGACTAGCCTCGAATAGAGTGGTgacaaaaatttgtaaaaataattgGTTAGGGAAGAGATGAAGAGAGAGTTCCTTCAGAGTAAAAATTATATCAGGCTTCATGTTATTCATTAACAGCTTCAAAAGGGATCAAACATACACTTTTTCACAGATTATCATATCATTAATATAAGTAAGGATGAGTATCATAGTACTCGAAACTAAGACGCCCAGGACCATGTTCATTATGACATGCCTCTCCATCAAAATTCTCCACCAGGGATCAAAATTGCAAGCAAGAACAATCCATTCATCAATAAGTTCTCCTTGCCTTTACACGTAATTGTAGTCATACTGCAGTAATTTTTTATGACACCTTTGTTTTCAGAAAGTTTACTAATTTCACTCATATATCTATCTGAGAATCAAATGCTTGCAATTTGTAAcataagaacttcttggtcAGACCCCCGCTTCTACATATAGTTAACTGTTGCATTCAATTAGAGC
This region includes:
- the LOC108209447 gene encoding uncharacterized protein LOC108209447 isoform X2: MSGSDSDSDDFGLQQDMEALRRACSVTGAALISDDSSSDSGDEDRELYRKIQERFSVTNDAEEPLNLKPICVLPPPLTLSDSDVDDCDGDFEILRAIQSRFSDYNKDDLNESTKDGLQKSQVGASIIDSEKETSNNLFSRTNIAKEFPDSVDSCITGNFSEPPTEIAHENQVSDKFDNHLSCDDNIALTPVEDSAFPKSAQAFLDAIKKNRSCQKYLRSKLIQIESRIEENTKLRNSIKALKGFQFCCRRRTGLELSQKKDARLQLIQVPKLRVDSKAKEKNTQVMYYGPPDNSHVPNYKAVLHKFSDSFNRDKWTEDEDINLVKGIKQQFQDMLLQKTYQNEEILRQRSTGLVSDVEGFPGESNNFDSIIASISDHDITDENMREFLPKVNWEQLASMYTKRRSGAECEARWLNFTDPLINKNPWTKTEEKKLLYIIQQKGINNWINIALSLGTNRTPFQCLAHYQRSLNPSILKREWTEDEDDKLRAAVATYGERNWQSVASVLEGRTGTQCSNRWIKSLHPMRKKKGKWSPNEDKRLKVAVMFFGEKNWRNIAQYVPGRDHVQCRERWKNCLDPSVKLDEWSEEEDLRLKEAFEEHGPSWNKIASYVSQRTDNQCLRRWKTLFPHEVPRFQAASRIKKVALISNFVDREARRPALGPSDFVQLQLLDSVTETGKTDSCRKGEKKSSYVAKLRSAKRKADAERSCESVLRLTNGKKRRFNAKKSSTQDQETASVKGKLSEVNSVAKSSAHDVHTARKQAPGRKRKKLRTPDASQQAATGVKEHTSKPSSCENECVDTTNKEVGSLSEVDATKNKKSRKHIRKKNKLMEQVNEAQVHTGTDGIDVSKKSDALETCSSDHAYLAISEDCPPSPRGSPERMLINGDVAEPFVRDSNDERPPRCPTPDILDNLNLRAFTVSRKVVVNRSRHRGRTLKQRRNADYEDDMTLAAFINQSRKARKILLSSIKASKPLPKCIDAED
- the LOC108209447 gene encoding uncharacterized protein LOC108209447 isoform X1, whose product is MSGSDSDSDDFGLQQDMEALRRACSVTGAALISDDSSSDSGDEDRELYRKIQERFSVTNDAEEPLNLKPICVLPPPLTLSDSDVDDCDGDFEILRAIQSRFSDYNKDDLNESTKDGLQKSQVGASIIDSEKETSNNLFSRTNIAKEFPDSVDSCITGNFSEPPTEIAHENQVSDKFDNHLSCDDNIALTPVEDSAFPKSAQAFLDAIKKNRSCQKYLRSKLIQIESRIEENTKLRNSIKALKGFQFCCRRRTGLELSQKKDARLQLIQVPKLRVDSKAKEKNTQVMYYGPPDNSHVPNYKAVLHKFSDSFNRDKWTEDEDINLVKGIKQQFQDMLLQKTYQNEEILRQRSTGLVSDVEGFPGESNNFDSIIASISDHDITDENMREFLPKVNWEQLASMYTKRRSGAECEARWLNFTDPLINKNPWTKTEEKKLLYIIQQKGINNWINIALSLGTNRTPFQCLAHYQRSLNPSILKREWTEDEDDKLRAAVATYGERNWQSVASVLEGRTGTQCSNRWIKSLHPMRKKKGKWSPNEDKRLKVAVMFFGEKNWRNIAQYVPGRDHVQCRERWKNCLDPSVKLDEWSEEEDLRLKEAFEEHGPSWNKIASYVSQRTDNQCLRRWKTLFPHEVPRFQAASRIKKVALISNFVDREARRPALGPSDFVQLQLLDSVTETGKTDSCRKGEKKSSYVAKLRSAKRKADAERSCESVLRLTNGKKRRFNAKKSSTQDQETASVKGKLSEVNSVAKSSAHDVHTARKQAPGRKRKKLSRTPDASQQAATGVKEHTSKPSSCENECVDTTNKEVGSLSEVDATKNKKSRKHIRKKNKLMEQVNEAQVHTGTDGIDVSKKSDALETCSSDHAYLAISEDCPPSPRGSPERMLINGDVAEPFVRDSNDERPPRCPTPDILDNLNLRAFTVSRKVVVNRSRHRGRTLKQRRNADYEDDMTLAAFINQSRKARKILLSSIKASKPLPKCIDAED